In Proteus vulgaris, one DNA window encodes the following:
- a CDS encoding TerC/Alx family metal homeostasis membrane protein: MVSTHIGFPTETVIVFVVLAIGAIFIDLFMHRADKPITLKNAIFWSIFWIAIAMAFAGFLYIHHGAEVASLFVTGYALEKVLSVDNLFVMMAIFSWFSVPDRFRHRVLYWGIIGAIVFRGIFVAIGTGLLSLGPYVEIVFALIVAWTAVMMLKSGDDSEEIEDYSQHLAYRLVKRFFPIWPKITGHAFLLTQKEVDVELAKPENKDVTIGRGTKAALYATPLMLCVAVVELSDVMFAFDSVPAIIAVSREPLIVYSAMMFAILGLRTLYFVLEALKQYLVYLEKAVIVLLFFIAVKLGLNATDHIWQHGYSISATTSLFVVLGVLALGIIASFVFPEKKDNEGKSE, from the coding sequence ATGGTATCCACACATATTGGTTTTCCGACAGAAACTGTCATTGTCTTTGTAGTACTTGCGATTGGCGCTATTTTTATCGACTTATTCATGCATCGCGCTGATAAGCCGATAACGTTAAAGAATGCCATATTTTGGTCTATATTCTGGATTGCTATTGCTATGGCATTCGCAGGATTCCTTTATATTCACCATGGTGCTGAAGTTGCGAGCTTATTCGTAACGGGTTATGCGCTAGAGAAAGTACTTTCCGTTGATAACTTGTTTGTCATGATGGCGATTTTCTCTTGGTTTTCCGTGCCAGACCGCTTCCGCCACCGCGTTCTTTATTGGGGTATTATCGGTGCTATCGTTTTCCGTGGGATCTTTGTTGCCATCGGTACAGGACTGCTAAGTTTAGGACCATATGTTGAGATAGTATTTGCCTTAATCGTTGCTTGGACGGCAGTTATGATGCTGAAAAGCGGTGATGATAGTGAAGAAATCGAAGACTATTCACAACATCTTGCTTATCGCTTAGTTAAACGATTTTTCCCTATATGGCCAAAAATCACAGGACACGCTTTCTTATTAACACAAAAAGAAGTGGATGTTGAATTAGCGAAACCTGAAAACAAAGATGTCACTATCGGTCGTGGTACAAAAGCTGCGTTATATGCAACCCCACTTATGTTGTGTGTTGCTGTTGTAGAGCTTTCTGATGTGATGTTTGCTTTCGACTCTGTTCCCGCTATTATCGCTGTAAGCCGTGAACCCCTGATTGTCTATAGTGCAATGATGTTCGCAATCTTAGGCCTACGTACGCTTTACTTCGTATTAGAAGCGTTAAAACAGTATCTCGTTTACCTTGAAAAAGCGGTTATTGTGTTGCTGTTCTTTATTGCCGTAAAACTGGGTCTCAATGCAACAGACCACATTTGGCAGCATGGATACAGTATTTCCGCGACAACTAGCCTATTTGTTGTGCTGGGGGTTCTTGCTCTGGGAATTATTGCAAGCTTTGTGTTCCCTGAGAAAAAAGATAATGAAGGTAAGTCAGAATAA
- a CDS encoding tellurite resistance TerB family protein encodes MSFFNKLKEGFNTGRSELAKQVGRFKNKKFMQGTVAVCARIAIASDGVSSEEKQKMLGFLKASDELKVFDTSEVIEFFNKLITSFDFDAEIGKGETMKYILAMKDQPEAAQLAIRVGIAVAKSDGDFDNDEKEAVRAIAIALGFEPAEFGL; translated from the coding sequence ATGAGTTTTTTCAATAAATTAAAAGAAGGTTTTAATACGGGCCGTTCTGAGTTAGCAAAGCAAGTTGGTCGCTTTAAAAACAAAAAATTTATGCAAGGAACTGTGGCTGTCTGTGCGCGCATTGCCATCGCCAGTGACGGAGTGAGTTCTGAAGAAAAACAGAAGATGCTGGGTTTTTTAAAGGCATCAGATGAACTTAAAGTATTTGATACCTCAGAGGTGATTGAATTCTTTAATAAGCTAATTACAAGTTTCGACTTTGACGCTGAAATCGGTAAAGGTGAAACGATGAAGTATATTCTGGCAATGAAAGATCAGCCAGAAGCTGCGCAATTAGCTATTCGTGTTGGTATTGCTGTTGCGAAAAGTGATGGTGATTTTGACAATGATGAAAAAGAGGCTGTGCGTGCTATTGCCATTGCATTAGGCTTTGAACCCGCAGAATTTGGTTTGTAA
- a CDS encoding TerD family protein, which yields MNMTPGGNVPVPNQTLIVRVQSGAPVDASAFRLYASGKVNGDADMVFYGQAASDDRTVIYATAGNSTSFTVDLTRLRPDVEKIAFTATCDGQQTIANLQRLSIQVDANNEVVANGNVEINGRSEAALILGELYRRNGSWKFRFIAQGFNGGLKPLAEHFGVDIADPEPTPVPPTMPKPAPTSAPNTVNLSKVSLTKEKPAISLTKKDDFGKIRINLNWHRESNNSNSGLLGGLFGGKKGIDLDIGAFVELQDGYKSVIQALGNGFGDFNHAPYVELQGDDRTGDVAGGEWIFVNGREWKSLKQVLIFAFIYEGVPNWSKTDGVVTIHVPDQPPIETRLTEGNNGRGMCAIARLVNENGSIKVERLNEFFKGHRDMDNAYGWGFRWTAGSK from the coding sequence ATGAATATGACACCAGGTGGTAATGTTCCTGTTCCTAATCAAACGCTTATTGTTAGGGTCCAATCAGGGGCACCGGTTGATGCCTCCGCTTTTAGACTTTATGCCTCAGGCAAAGTTAATGGCGACGCCGATATGGTGTTTTATGGACAAGCAGCGAGTGATGATCGCACGGTTATTTATGCAACAGCAGGAAATAGCACTTCTTTTACCGTAGATTTAACACGTTTACGTCCTGATGTTGAAAAAATTGCGTTTACAGCAACCTGTGATGGACAGCAAACTATCGCTAATTTGCAACGATTATCCATTCAGGTTGATGCGAATAACGAAGTGGTAGCAAATGGAAATGTTGAAATTAATGGCCGCTCAGAAGCGGCATTAATTTTAGGCGAATTATATCGGCGTAATGGTAGTTGGAAATTTCGTTTTATCGCCCAAGGGTTCAATGGGGGGTTAAAACCGTTAGCTGAACATTTTGGTGTTGATATTGCAGATCCTGAACCCACTCCTGTGCCACCTACAATGCCTAAACCCGCGCCAACTTCAGCACCTAATACAGTGAATTTAAGTAAGGTTTCTTTAACGAAAGAGAAGCCAGCTATTAGCCTAACGAAGAAAGATGATTTCGGTAAAATTCGAATTAATCTTAATTGGCATCGTGAAAGCAATAATAGTAATTCAGGATTATTAGGTGGATTATTTGGTGGTAAGAAAGGTATTGATTTAGATATTGGTGCTTTTGTTGAACTACAGGATGGTTATAAGTCTGTTATTCAAGCATTAGGAAATGGCTTTGGTGATTTTAACCACGCGCCTTATGTTGAATTACAAGGTGACGATAGAACAGGCGATGTTGCTGGTGGTGAGTGGATCTTTGTTAATGGACGCGAGTGGAAATCACTAAAACAAGTGCTGATTTTCGCGTTTATTTATGAGGGCGTACCGAATTGGAGTAAAACAGATGGTGTTGTCACCATTCATGTTCCTGATCAACCCCCTATTGAAACTCGTTTAACTGAAGGTAACAATGGCCGTGGTATGTGTGCGATTGCACGGCTAGTGAATGAGAACGGTTCAATAAAAGTGGAACGTCTCAATGAGTTTTTTAAAGGCCACCGTGATATGGATAATGCCTACGGGTGGGGATTTCGCTGGACAGCGGGTTCTAAGTGA
- a CDS encoding TerD family protein, whose protein sequence is MVSLSKNQTVSLSKQAPTLSHLMFGLGWDPIKKKGLLGGLFGGGGSIDLDASCVLLDANGNQIDTIWFRKLKSSCQSVVHSGDNLTGDGDGDDETIFVDLGRLPTNVEYLVFTVNSFRGQTFNEVENAFCRVVDKTTNKELVRYTLAEQGSHTGIVIASLQRNHGQWDFTAFGAPCKGRVINDMMPDIVATVVR, encoded by the coding sequence ATGGTTTCATTAAGCAAGAATCAAACAGTTTCTCTCAGTAAACAAGCACCTACACTGAGCCATTTAATGTTTGGTTTGGGCTGGGATCCAATTAAGAAAAAAGGATTATTAGGTGGTCTTTTTGGTGGTGGTGGTTCTATTGATTTAGATGCAAGTTGCGTTTTACTTGACGCTAATGGCAATCAAATCGATACCATTTGGTTTCGCAAATTAAAATCAAGTTGTCAGTCAGTAGTTCATTCTGGTGATAACTTAACTGGAGACGGTGATGGCGATGATGAAACCATTTTCGTTGATTTAGGCCGTTTACCAACAAATGTTGAATACTTGGTTTTCACTGTAAACAGTTTCCGTGGACAAACATTTAATGAAGTTGAAAACGCATTCTGTCGTGTTGTTGATAAAACAACAAACAAAGAATTAGTGCGTTATACCTTAGCAGAACAGGGTTCTCATACTGGTATCGTGATTGCTTCTTTACAACGTAATCATGGTCAGTGGGATTTCACGGCATTTGGTGCACCTTGTAAAGGTCGCGTGATTAACGACATGATGCCCGATATCGTGGCTACGGTGGTACGCTAA
- a CDS encoding ATP-grasp domain-containing protein — protein MNNTIWFMEGLSSQRDIIQSVKDFAKQQQQDIVVLASHRHTRNEILSLADGAFYEPQDETLRLNFIIADIVKKHQVRVIHTGRNSAWFESHRHEIESLGVKLTTGATELKQLQLADDKVAFAQAMEQCGLPVVPSIYIDSIIELEKQIKNPPFGEIPLCIKPVKGIYGMGFWRFDNQVSPMALFNHPENRQVNPQQYVDALKAVEHFEPLVLMPYLPGPEYSVDMVVEQGNVIAGVARRKEGAIQHLETSGEAYQLGKACATAMKADGLVNVQTRNNHQGRPLLLEINMRPSGGIGYTKHCGIHLAGIFALRQLGLMSIEEAQAQNSHFAPTKIRSITDSIVFNSTLTNVISTDNN, from the coding sequence ATGAACAATACGATTTGGTTTATGGAAGGTTTATCATCACAACGCGATATAATTCAAAGTGTTAAAGACTTTGCAAAACAGCAACAACAAGATATTGTCGTGCTTGCTTCTCATCGCCATACTCGAAATGAGATTTTATCGCTTGCTGATGGTGCTTTTTATGAGCCTCAAGATGAGACATTACGTTTAAACTTTATTATTGCCGATATCGTCAAAAAGCATCAAGTTCGCGTTATTCACACAGGTCGTAATAGCGCATGGTTTGAATCTCATCGTCATGAAATTGAGTCACTAGGGGTAAAATTAACCACAGGTGCAACTGAACTGAAACAGCTTCAGTTAGCGGATGATAAAGTCGCATTTGCACAAGCTATGGAACAATGCGGTCTTCCTGTTGTGCCTTCTATTTACATTGATTCAATCATTGAATTAGAAAAACAAATTAAAAATCCACCTTTTGGTGAGATCCCTTTATGCATTAAGCCAGTAAAAGGCATTTATGGAATGGGTTTTTGGCGCTTTGATAATCAAGTTTCGCCTATGGCACTGTTTAACCACCCAGAAAATCGCCAAGTTAATCCACAACAATATGTTGATGCATTAAAAGCGGTTGAACACTTTGAGCCATTAGTGCTCATGCCTTATTTACCTGGCCCAGAATACTCTGTTGATATGGTTGTTGAACAAGGCAATGTCATTGCTGGCGTCGCTCGTCGTAAAGAGGGAGCAATCCAGCATCTAGAAACTTCAGGTGAAGCCTATCAATTAGGCAAAGCCTGCGCCACAGCCATGAAAGCAGATGGTCTTGTTAATGTGCAAACCCGAAATAACCATCAAGGCCGTCCATTATTACTTGAAATTAATATGCGCCCTTCGGGTGGCATTGGTTATACCAAACATTGCGGTATTCACCTTGCTGGTATTTTTGCTTTACGCCAATTGGGATTGATGAGCATTGAAGAAGCGCAAGCTCAAAATAGCCATTTTGCACCAACAAAAATACGCTCAATCACCGATTCTATTGTTTTCAATTCAACGTTAACAAACGTAATAAGTACGGATAATAATTAA
- a CDS encoding phosphoribosyltransferase domain-containing protein: MSDSLVYRRQLSCGTLSVTPNCPIELLDELFDIAERRNPKRAFLFVSKVLGRHIPVSPKKMRETYQKLAKQFPPSLEGPILFIGMAETAVGLGAGIFDEVRSRYQQAIYLTSTRHPVDEGELLCEFKENHSHATDHLLYLPKAAEQRQWVQQAKTVVLIDDEATTGNTFINLLSALREEGGLTHIEHVIAVTLTDWSGESIAERAPLPIKTLSLVQGKWQWDADPNAPLPVMPNVNITASGQVAITGKQSWGRLGMTTPANDLGLSINASLGEKILVLGSGEFVWEPFLLAERLEKQGAIVKYSSTTRSPISTNFAIQSAITFTDNYGLGIPNFVYNVAHQQFDRILLCCETPVDSIDNQLIEALNKVAPIVEVISYD; encoded by the coding sequence ATGAGTGACTCTTTAGTTTATCGTCGCCAACTTAGTTGTGGCACATTGAGCGTGACACCAAATTGCCCTATTGAGTTACTTGATGAATTATTTGATATTGCAGAAAGACGTAACCCTAAGCGTGCATTCTTATTTGTCAGTAAGGTATTAGGCCGTCATATTCCAGTTTCACCGAAAAAAATGCGTGAAACCTACCAAAAACTTGCCAAGCAATTTCCACCTTCACTCGAAGGCCCTATTTTGTTTATTGGTATGGCAGAAACCGCCGTAGGTTTAGGGGCTGGTATTTTTGATGAGGTGAGAAGCCGCTATCAACAAGCGATTTATTTAACCTCAACACGTCACCCCGTTGATGAGGGTGAACTACTGTGTGAATTTAAAGAAAACCACAGTCATGCGACCGATCACTTACTTTATTTGCCAAAAGCAGCAGAGCAACGCCAGTGGGTACAACAAGCAAAAACTGTTGTATTAATTGATGATGAAGCCACTACAGGCAATACCTTTATTAACCTACTTTCAGCACTACGTGAAGAAGGTGGATTAACACATATTGAACACGTTATTGCCGTCACATTGACGGATTGGAGTGGTGAGTCTATCGCTGAACGTGCCCCATTACCGATTAAAACTCTCTCTTTAGTTCAAGGTAAATGGCAATGGGATGCCGATCCTAATGCGCCCCTACCTGTTATGCCTAATGTCAATATTACAGCATCCGGTCAAGTTGCGATCACTGGTAAACAGAGCTGGGGTCGATTAGGGATGACAACGCCTGCAAATGATCTAGGCTTATCCATCAATGCTTCTTTGGGTGAAAAGATCCTTGTTTTAGGATCGGGAGAATTTGTCTGGGAACCGTTCTTACTTGCTGAACGTCTTGAAAAACAAGGAGCTATTGTAAAATATAGCTCGACAACACGTTCACCTATTTCAACCAATTTTGCTATTCAATCAGCCATTACTTTTACTGATAATTATGGTTTAGGCATTCCTAATTTTGTCTACAACGTGGCACACCAACAATTTGATCGTATTTTACTTTGTTGTGAAACCCCGGTTGATAGTATTGATAACCAACTGATTGAAGCCCTTAATAAAGTTGCACCTATTGTTGAGGTAATTAGTTATGACTAA
- a CDS encoding HpcH/HpaI aldolase/citrate lyase family protein → MIERLSPWNLGATLYMPATRTDIATTIIDQKIEGLRSLIICLEDAVSDADIPVALENLATLLTKLAEHKKNHDCSHWPLLFIRPRHTEMGQWITETLDVSAIDGLVLPKFTQACLPIWWNIIENTHLCMMPTLETEEVFDVIQMTELANHLLTHPCHNRIIALRIGGNDLMNVISLRRNRQLTLYDGPMGYVIKMLVAVFGARQFALTAPVCEHIDDHHIMDKELALDIANGLVGKTAIHPKQIHKIEQALMVSQSDHSDALRILNSTQAVFKSQGAMCEPATHRRWALSILTRAKIYGIIPNQQNNAQRFNAT, encoded by the coding sequence ATGATTGAACGATTATCCCCATGGAATTTAGGGGCAACCCTTTATATGCCAGCAACTCGAACAGATATTGCGACAACAATTATCGATCAGAAAATTGAAGGCTTACGCTCTTTAATTATCTGTTTAGAAGATGCGGTTAGCGATGCTGATATTCCTGTCGCATTAGAAAATTTGGCTACGTTATTAACTAAGTTGGCAGAGCATAAAAAGAACCATGATTGTAGCCATTGGCCTTTGCTATTTATTCGCCCTCGCCACACGGAAATGGGTCAATGGATCACAGAAACACTTGATGTCAGTGCTATTGACGGTCTTGTGCTGCCTAAATTTACTCAAGCTTGTTTACCTATTTGGTGGAATATTATTGAGAATACGCATTTATGTATGATGCCAACTCTTGAAACCGAAGAGGTGTTTGATGTTATTCAAATGACAGAGCTTGCAAACCACCTGCTGACTCACCCTTGTCATAACAGAATTATCGCATTACGTATTGGTGGTAATGACTTAATGAATGTGATTTCGCTAAGACGTAATCGCCAGTTAACACTTTATGATGGCCCAATGGGTTATGTCATAAAAATGCTAGTTGCTGTATTTGGTGCTCGTCAGTTTGCACTTACAGCCCCCGTTTGTGAGCATATTGATGATCACCATATTATGGATAAAGAGCTTGCTCTTGATATTGCCAATGGTCTTGTGGGTAAAACGGCGATACATCCAAAGCAAATTCACAAGATTGAACAAGCTCTCATGGTATCTCAATCAGATCACTCAGATGCTTTACGCATCTTAAATTCAACACAAGCCGTCTTTAAATCACAAGGTGCGATGTGTGAACCTGCAACACATCGTCGCTGGGCATTGAGTATTTTAACCAGAGCTAAAATTTATGGCATTATTCCTAACCAACAAAATAATGCTCAACGTTTTAATGCAACATAA
- a CDS encoding tellurium resistance protein TerW: MQLSTRQVRVFTLATLLSSGKKVPTIKIISALECSEPTLTRVLKEIRDSYDAEIKYSKASRAYQMTERGQLDNKALRRMREALSASEDLRHNGMTSRVYLDKDKKKSVSLSLKMSALRKIDRLSYLNNSTRSEAVELLVDHYIENLIQSTLAELAEKEKDGLKK, from the coding sequence ATGCAATTAAGCACTCGTCAGGTCAGAGTCTTTACACTGGCAACCCTTTTAAGCTCGGGAAAAAAGGTTCCAACCATTAAGATTATTTCTGCTCTTGAATGCTCGGAGCCAACGTTAACTCGCGTCTTAAAAGAGATAAGAGATTCTTATGACGCTGAAATAAAGTACAGTAAAGCGTCTCGAGCTTATCAAATGACCGAGCGTGGTCAACTTGATAATAAAGCATTACGTCGTATGCGTGAGGCACTATCAGCCAGTGAAGATCTTCGCCATAATGGAATGACAAGCCGAGTTTATCTCGATAAAGATAAGAAAAAATCGGTTTCACTTTCATTAAAAATGTCAGCATTACGCAAAATTGACAGATTATCTTATTTAAATAATTCCACACGTAGCGAAGCGGTTGAATTATTGGTTGACCATTATATTGAAAATTTAATTCAATCAACACTTGCTGAATTAGCTGAAAAAGAAAAAGATGGTTTAAAAAAATAA
- a CDS encoding vWA domain-containing protein, protein MRRLPVYLLLDTSGSMYGEPIAAVKNGVEMLLSTLRQDPYALETAYISIITFNSTAQQIVPLTDLINFSVPDLVASGTTALGEALTLVSDRIENEVQKTTAETKGDWRPLVFVMTDGAPTDDWKKGVEKFKAARTGVVIACAAGQSAQTDVLKNITEIVLRLDTADSNTIKSFFKWVSASISVGSQKVDLTKKDISDLDDLPPPPPEVNVVL, encoded by the coding sequence ATGAGAAGATTGCCAGTTTACCTTTTACTTGATACATCGGGTTCTATGTATGGCGAACCTATTGCAGCAGTAAAGAATGGCGTTGAAATGCTCTTATCAACATTACGCCAAGATCCTTACGCATTAGAAACCGCCTATATTTCTATCATCACCTTTAATTCAACCGCACAACAAATTGTTCCACTCACTGATTTAATTAACTTTAGCGTACCTGATTTAGTCGCAAGTGGAACTACGGCATTAGGTGAGGCACTCACATTAGTTTCTGATCGAATTGAAAATGAAGTGCAAAAAACAACCGCTGAAACTAAAGGTGATTGGCGCCCACTTGTTTTTGTAATGACTGATGGCGCACCAACGGACGATTGGAAAAAAGGCGTTGAGAAATTTAAAGCAGCCCGTACTGGTGTTGTGATTGCCTGCGCAGCAGGACAATCTGCACAAACGGATGTACTAAAAAATATTACTGAGATTGTATTACGGCTAGATACGGCGGATTCTAACACGATAAAGTCATTCTTTAAGTGGGTTTCAGCCAGTATTTCTGTCGGTAGTCAAAAAGTCGATTTAACCAAGAAAGATATTAGCGATCTTGATGACTTACCACCACCTCCTCCAGAGGTTAACGTTGTACTTTAA
- a CDS encoding TerD family protein produces MSVSLKKGQGVSLKKNEYDLSSVTIGLGWDINEEKRGFLGGLFGKKSEEYDLDVIAFLCGENGKVNDLGKIEGGQPSLVNGDIIFFNSLKHKSGQIWLTGDNRTGAGDGDDEQIIAKLNTLDPKFTKIVFIVQIYNGRELQQHFGKVQNAFIRAVDAKNIEMARFDLSGGEAFNNQRSMLFAELVREENGWKLNAIGEPSSSDSFVSYLKDFT; encoded by the coding sequence ATGTCAGTGAGTTTAAAAAAAGGACAAGGCGTTAGTTTAAAGAAAAATGAATATGACCTTTCCTCTGTCACTATCGGTTTAGGTTGGGATATCAACGAAGAGAAACGTGGATTTTTGGGCGGACTTTTTGGTAAGAAAAGTGAAGAATACGATTTAGATGTTATCGCCTTTTTATGTGGTGAAAACGGCAAGGTCAATGATCTGGGTAAAATTGAAGGCGGACAACCTTCTCTTGTTAATGGTGATATTATTTTCTTTAATAGCCTTAAACATAAATCTGGACAGATTTGGTTAACAGGTGATAACCGTACAGGCGCTGGTGATGGAGATGATGAACAGATCATCGCAAAATTAAATACCCTAGATCCTAAATTTACCAAAATCGTCTTTATTGTTCAGATTTATAATGGGCGTGAGCTACAACAACACTTTGGTAAAGTACAGAATGCCTTTATCCGCGCCGTTGATGCCAAAAATATAGAAATGGCTCGTTTTGATTTATCCGGAGGCGAAGCCTTCAATAATCAACGATCGATGTTATTTGCTGAATTAGTCAGAGAAGAAAATGGCTGGAAACTTAACGCTATTGGTGAGCCTTCAAGTTCAGATAGTTTTGTTTCTTACTTAAAGGACTTTACCTAA
- a CDS encoding vWA domain-containing protein, producing the protein MRRLPVYLLIDTSGSMRGESIHAVNVGIQTMLNALRQDPYALESVHISIITYDNEAREFIPLTALEDFQFTDITVPSSGGTFTGAALECLIKCVDRDIKRSDGDQKGDWRPLVFLMTDGTPSDAYAYGEAIKEVKKRSFGSIIACAVGPKAKHDHLKELTSQVVALETLDSNAFSGFFKWVSASVASGSSSAGINTDKDTLPPPPPEIQLVL; encoded by the coding sequence ATGAGAAGACTTCCTGTTTACCTACTTATTGATACATCAGGATCAATGAGAGGTGAATCTATTCATGCCGTTAACGTAGGAATACAAACAATGCTAAATGCATTGAGACAAGATCCCTACGCATTAGAAAGCGTACATATCTCTATTATCACTTATGATAATGAAGCACGTGAATTTATTCCCTTAACGGCATTAGAAGATTTCCAATTCACTGATATCACCGTTCCTAGCTCTGGTGGCACATTTACTGGCGCAGCACTTGAATGTTTAATCAAGTGTGTTGATCGTGATATTAAACGCTCTGATGGTGATCAAAAAGGTGACTGGCGTCCGCTGGTCTTCTTAATGACAGATGGTACCCCTTCTGATGCTTATGCTTATGGTGAAGCCATTAAAGAAGTGAAAAAACGCTCATTTGGTTCGATCATCGCCTGTGCAGTTGGCCCAAAAGCCAAACATGATCACCTTAAAGAGCTCACATCCCAAGTGGTAGCATTAGAAACATTAGACTCCAACGCCTTCTCAGGCTTTTTCAAATGGGTCTCTGCGAGTGTAGCATCCGGTAGTTCCAGTGCAGGCATTAACACCGATAAAGACACACTACCGCCACCGCCGCCTGAAATTCAGTTGGTACTGTGA
- a CDS encoding TerY-C metal binding domain-containing protein, with the protein MRRLPIFFVLDCSESMIGENLKKMNDGLTTIISDLRRDPHALETAWVSVIAFAGVAKTIVPLTEVVSFYPPQLPLGGGTSLGSALRELTHQIDTQVRKTTLEQKGDWKPVVYLLTDGRPTDDYAQEIKRWKAHYANKVNLIAIGLGLSADLHALSQLTENVLLFTEAQEGDFTRFIKWITMSVVSHSRSVGEETPPLLSKTEQIVRLAKDDVARAYDESCVTFVGRCSHTRSPYLMKYERPPMKASGLDFNLNLNGFNLTGCYTLNEDYFAWSDLSATAYQVNTSELHGTPGCPYCGNATAFAVCQCGKLLCVNGPETVICPWCDNSITFGNNSNQSDFDVTRGKG; encoded by the coding sequence ATGAGAAGGCTACCTATTTTCTTTGTTTTAGATTGCTCAGAATCGATGATAGGTGAAAACCTAAAAAAGATGAATGACGGTCTTACGACTATTATTAGCGATCTCAGACGAGATCCTCATGCTCTTGAAACTGCTTGGGTTTCTGTCATTGCCTTTGCTGGCGTTGCGAAAACCATTGTTCCACTCACTGAAGTTGTCTCTTTTTATCCCCCTCAGCTTCCTCTTGGTGGTGGCACATCACTAGGCAGTGCGTTACGAGAACTTACTCACCAAATTGATACTCAAGTTAGAAAAACCACGCTTGAGCAAAAAGGTGATTGGAAACCTGTTGTTTACCTCCTTACTGACGGCAGACCAACTGATGATTACGCACAAGAAATTAAACGCTGGAAAGCCCACTACGCCAATAAGGTTAACTTAATTGCGATTGGATTAGGCTTAAGTGCTGACTTACACGCACTATCACAATTAACTGAAAATGTGCTGTTATTTACTGAAGCACAAGAAGGCGATTTCACCCGTTTTATAAAATGGATAACGATGTCTGTGGTTTCTCACAGTCGCAGTGTTGGCGAAGAAACACCTCCCCTTTTAAGCAAAACCGAACAAATTGTTCGCCTTGCCAAAGATGATGTAGCTCGTGCCTATGATGAATCTTGTGTCACATTTGTCGGCCGTTGTAGCCACACTCGATCGCCTTATTTAATGAAATATGAACGCCCACCAATGAAAGCCTCTGGGCTCGATTTTAATCTAAACCTTAATGGGTTTAATTTAACGGGCTGTTACACCTTAAACGAAGATTACTTTGCATGGAGTGATCTCAGTGCTACAGCATACCAAGTGAATACCAGTGAACTTCATGGCACTCCTGGTTGCCCCTATTGTGGCAATGCCACTGCCTTTGCTGTTTGCCAATGTGGAAAATTACTTTGTGTAAATGGTCCTGAAACAGTTATTTGCCCATGGTGTGATAACAGCATCACCTTTGGAAATAACAGCAATCAATCTGACTTTGATGTCACTCGAGGTAAAGGCTAA